A part of Arachis hypogaea cultivar Tifrunner chromosome 12, arahy.Tifrunner.gnm2.J5K5, whole genome shotgun sequence genomic DNA contains:
- the LOC112728406 gene encoding F-box protein At4g00755-like isoform X1: MSEVKNKLDLLQRLGPDMSIKVLTHLDPCDLVRVSTLSRSWHQFVIENGLCKHLCLKMFPELSGVRHVIEVENMIEPVSNMLGSSSNWEYLKRNHKVYAFLACGLSPSISRNCISSAVSASSYNKIREENDVNTLDPRDTSYWSSEGKSDPSVPETLEYMLTSKLCLITEIHVQPFQAYSAKAVRFRMGRARYATKLELSEMCELDFFFADKIFGGPQWTYTSPEFAMLQENCLQKFKLLEPVLCIGDVLQVELLGRVQKKEMDQLFYICISHVQAVGRPLLPAFDVEIDHPSGKCRLKCMSPTRRGASSSHS; encoded by the exons ATGTCTGAAGTGAAAAACAAACTGGATTTATTGCAACGGCTTGGACCAGACATGTCAATAAAGGTTCTCACTCATTTGGACCCTTGTGACCTTGTCCGCGTTTCGACTCTTTCCCGTTCTTGGCACCAATTTG TTATTGAAAATGGCCTTTGCAAGCATCTTTGCTTGAAAATGTTTCCTGAACTATCTGGTGTTAGACATGTCATCGAGGTAGAGAACATGATTGAACCAGTGAGTAACATGCTTGGAAGTTCTTCGAATTGGGAATATCTCAAGAGAAATCATAAAGTCTATGCGTTCCTAGCATGTGGTCTCAGTCCTTCTATCAGCAGAAATTGCATCTCGAGTGCCGTAAGTGCATCCAGCTACAATAAGATCCGCGAAGAAAATGATGTGAATACGTTGGACCCTCGAGATACATCGTACTGGTCTAGTGAAGGGAAAAGTGATCCTTCTGTACCAGAGACTTTAGAATATATGCTAACTTCCAAACTATGTCTAATCACTGAGATTCATGTGCAGCCATTCCAAG CATATTCAGCAAAAGCTGTCCGATTCCGAATGGGCCGTGCAAGATACGCGACAAAGTTAGAGTTATCAGAGATGTGtgaacttgattttttttttgctgataAAATATTTGGGGGTCCTCAATGGACATATACTTCACCTGAATTTGCAATGTTGCAA GAAAACTGCTTGCAGAAATTCAAGCTACTTGAACCTGTTCTGTGCATTGGAGATGTGCTTCAAGTTGAGCTGCTGGGCAGAGTTCAAAAGAAAGAAATGGATCAATTATTTTACATATG CATCTCTCATGTTCAAGCCGTCGGACGGCCACTTTTGCCAGCATTTGATGTCGAAATAGACCATCCATCAGGAAAGTGTAGATTGAAGTGTATGTCTCCAACAAGAAGAGGCGCCTCGAGCAGTCATTCATGA
- the LOC112728406 gene encoding F-box protein At4g00755-like isoform X2, whose protein sequence is MSIKVLTHLDPCDLVRVSTLSRSWHQFVIENGLCKHLCLKMFPELSGVRHVIEVENMIEPVSNMLGSSSNWEYLKRNHKVYAFLACGLSPSISRNCISSAVSASSYNKIREENDVNTLDPRDTSYWSSEGKSDPSVPETLEYMLTSKLCLITEIHVQPFQAYSAKAVRFRMGRARYATKLELSEMCELDFFFADKIFGGPQWTYTSPEFAMLQENCLQKFKLLEPVLCIGDVLQVELLGRVQKKEMDQLFYICISHVQAVGRPLLPAFDVEIDHPSGKCRLKCMSPTRRGASSSHS, encoded by the exons ATGTCAATAAAGGTTCTCACTCATTTGGACCCTTGTGACCTTGTCCGCGTTTCGACTCTTTCCCGTTCTTGGCACCAATTTG TTATTGAAAATGGCCTTTGCAAGCATCTTTGCTTGAAAATGTTTCCTGAACTATCTGGTGTTAGACATGTCATCGAGGTAGAGAACATGATTGAACCAGTGAGTAACATGCTTGGAAGTTCTTCGAATTGGGAATATCTCAAGAGAAATCATAAAGTCTATGCGTTCCTAGCATGTGGTCTCAGTCCTTCTATCAGCAGAAATTGCATCTCGAGTGCCGTAAGTGCATCCAGCTACAATAAGATCCGCGAAGAAAATGATGTGAATACGTTGGACCCTCGAGATACATCGTACTGGTCTAGTGAAGGGAAAAGTGATCCTTCTGTACCAGAGACTTTAGAATATATGCTAACTTCCAAACTATGTCTAATCACTGAGATTCATGTGCAGCCATTCCAAG CATATTCAGCAAAAGCTGTCCGATTCCGAATGGGCCGTGCAAGATACGCGACAAAGTTAGAGTTATCAGAGATGTGtgaacttgattttttttttgctgataAAATATTTGGGGGTCCTCAATGGACATATACTTCACCTGAATTTGCAATGTTGCAA GAAAACTGCTTGCAGAAATTCAAGCTACTTGAACCTGTTCTGTGCATTGGAGATGTGCTTCAAGTTGAGCTGCTGGGCAGAGTTCAAAAGAAAGAAATGGATCAATTATTTTACATATG CATCTCTCATGTTCAAGCCGTCGGACGGCCACTTTTGCCAGCATTTGATGTCGAAATAGACCATCCATCAGGAAAGTGTAGATTGAAGTGTATGTCTCCAACAAGAAGAGGCGCCTCGAGCAGTCATTCATGA